The following DNA comes from Candidatus Methylomirabilis tolerans.
CCGCTCCATCCCTACAGCAAATCCCATCGCAGGGGTAGAGGGCCCACCCATCACCTCGATCAAGCCGTCGTAGCGCCCGCCGCCGGCCAGGGCATTCTGAGCGCCAAGGCGGGGATTGATCACCTCGAAGGCCGTCTTCGTGTAGTATTCAAGGCCCCGGACCAGCCGATCATCGATGGTATAGGGAATCTTCAGGAGATCCAGCAGATCCCGAACCTCGGCAAAGTGTGCCGCACAGGCTCCACACAGGCCCTCGAGCGGCTTCGGCGCCTCCGTCACCAGACGCTGACAGCCCGGCTGCTTGCAGTCCATGATTCGAAGCGGATTGCGCGTCAGCCTCCCCTGACAATCCGAGCAGAGATCTGACGACCGATCCGCCATGTAGCGAAGCAGGCGATCCCGGATCGCCGGCCGGCAGGCTGCGTCACCGATCGAGTTGAGGCGAAGCTGCAGATCGGGAATCCGAAACTCCTCCACCATGAGCGCCCAGAGGAGGTCGATCACCTCCGCATCCACCGCCGGCAGGCCTGAGCCGATCGCCTCCACGCCGATCTGGTGGAACTGCCGGTATCGTCCCGACTGTGGACGTTCCCGACGAAACATCGGACCAAGGTAGTACACTTTTACCAGGGGGAACTGGGCGGCCATCTGGTGTTCGAGGTAGGCTCTGGCAACCGGCGCGGTCCCTTCGGGGCGAAGCGTGAGATTCACCTCGCCCTGGTCGGTGAAGGTGTACATCTCTTTCTCGACGATGTCGGTTCCCTCGCCGATACCGCGGACAAAGAGCTCCGTCCGTTCGAAGACAGGGGTCCGAATTTCTGCGTAACCGTATCGTTGCACAAGGGAACGCGTCGCCGCTTCTACGCGCTGCCACCTCGCGGACTCCTGAGGCAAGAGGTCCGGCGCCCCCCGCACACCTTTTAGTTTCATGCAGAGAGCTGAAGGCTGAAGGCTGAAGGCTGAAGGCTGATTAACGCGATACGCAACGTGGGCCTATGAGACCGTCTTCCGGTCAAAACGGTGGGTGGACTCGATGAAGCGGACAGTTGCAGACCTGGAGCGCATCACGAGAGAGTGGGTCTGGGCTCCTCCGCCGAAGAAGCGAACCCCCTTCAGGAGATCACCATCGGTCACCCCGGTTGCGGCGAACATGATGTCGCACTCTCCCCCTCCGGTCAGATCGGAGATCGTAAATACCCTATCCAGGTCCCGGATCCCCATTCTCAGCGCGTGCTCTGCCTCCTCCTCCGTCAGCGGCTGCAGGCGACCCTGCATGTCACCTCCGATACACTGAAGCGCCGTCGCCGCGAGCGCGCCTTCTCGTGCTCCCCCGACCCCCATGAGGACATCTACGCCTGTTCCTTCGAACGCCACAGCCACA
Coding sequences within:
- the hisS gene encoding histidine--tRNA ligase, translating into MKLKGVRGAPDLLPQESARWQRVEAATRSLVQRYGYAEIRTPVFERTELFVRGIGEGTDIVEKEMYTFTDQGEVNLTLRPEGTAPVARAYLEHQMAAQFPLVKVYYLGPMFRRERPQSGRYRQFHQIGVEAIGSGLPAVDAEVIDLLWALMVEEFRIPDLQLRLNSIGDAACRPAIRDRLLRYMADRSSDLCSDCQGRLTRNPLRIMDCKQPGCQRLVTEAPKPLEGLCGACAAHFAEVRDLLDLLKIPYTIDDRLVRGLEYYTKTAFEVINPRLGAQNALAGGGRYDGLIEVMGGPSTPAMGFAVGMERVMASLPSAQEESILRGVYVATLGQEAQRTGMGLLQELRRRGMRGLMDLEARSLKGQMRQANKERVRYCLILGDEELRRGQAMLRDMLKADQASLALDRIAEHLMGLEGV